GCGCGCGCGCGGGCCGGAGCGTCCCCGACTCACCAGAACCTGCAGCCGAGGGCAGTGAACGGAAAGCTGGATCAGAGTGCCGTCCGTGATCTGAGggaacgagggagggagagagagagagagagcatgagggagagagcgagagagatacagacagagagcgagaaaggggaggagagagagagcgagagagagaggaagcaagAAATGACACCCGCTCTTGTCGTCAGCCAAATTGGTTCCAGTCATTTTAAGTAGTGTatctcacctgcacacactcctCTAGGTCCATCTTCTCCAGCTCGTGGCAGTTCTGTGCAGGAAGAACACAGAGTTACCCTACCGCCAGCACAAAGCTATACCCATCACAGATTACTGCCCTACTGAAGGGCAGAATAAGCCTCACCACCGTGCGTGGTAGGAAGCAGACTCACCCGCGCCAGAGTAGTGAATCCCACATCGGTGAGCTGGGAGCAGCGAGCCACCTCCagtattctgaaaaaaatggcacaaaaaaggACTTGAGAAGGATGAAAGAGAATTGGGCTTCGCCTGTTCTGCACTGGAACCCTCCACACACATTGCTTCAGGCTAGAAGTGCAGCAGCGCACCCTAGTAGCAGTGTTTATACCGGTGACACAGCGTGTGTGCGGTAATGCCGCTGACCTGAGGCGGGGCGTCTGGCCCAGCGGTGGGGCGTGCGTGCGGTACCTGAGGCGGGGGCAGTTCTGGCCCAGCGCGTTGAGGGTGGCGTCGGTGGCGTTGGCGCAGCCGGACACGCAGAGGGACTGCAGCTGGTGGCAGCCCCGGCAGATGCAGATGAGGCCCTCGTCCGTGATCTGCTGCTCGGGGGACAGCCCGGggacacggggtggggggggggggggcagcggggacGTGCggggacacacagggacacgggggaggacacggggtggggggacaCAGGggacacggggtggggggggcaccgGGACACGCGAGACACGGGGGGACACAGGGGTGGGGGACACAGGGACACGGGAGGGGGGCACCGGGGACTGGGGGCACGGGGACATGCGAGGACACGGAGACACGTGGGGACACGGGGAGGACACGGGGGACCACAGGGCGCGCAGGGGGCACGGGTGGGGACCACGGGGACAGGGGGACCAGGACACGGGGGGACACGGGTGGGGGGAGCACAGGGACACGCAAGACACAGGGGGACACGGGTGGGGGCACGCGGACATGCGGGACACAcgggacacggggggggggacacgggaCGCAAGACAcaacaggggtggggggcacgCGGGGACATGCGGGGACACAGGGACACGGGAGGACACGCGGGACACAGGGACACGGGAGGACACGGTGGGGGACAACAGGGACACGCAAGACACAGGGACACGGGTGGGGGCACACGGGACAGCGGGACAGGGAGACAGGGACACGGGTGGGGAGCACCGGGGACACACAGGACACGGAGGACACGCGGGACACGGGTGGGGGACACACGGGGACGCAGGAGCAAacggggacagagagagaagcggcACGGATCAGAACCGACGGGAGCGAGCGGAACACGGCGCTTCTGGCTGGCTCCGCGTAACGCACACAGTGGATGTACTTTACTGCAGACTATAAAACGTCAGAGCACTAAAcgcgtacacaaacacaatagACAAGCAGCGTGCAGAATGACTAACTACCGTCTCACCAGatagcaaaacacacacacgggcgcacacacacacggacacacacagacacacatatacacccacacagacagacacacacacacacacacacacacggacacacacagacacacacatacacccacacagacagacacacacacacacacggacacacacagacacacatatacacccacacagacagacacacgcgcccacacacacacacacacactcacacacgcaagaTTCTGCCAATTATGTCCTTCCTAAATGATGACAGAAAACACTCTCCCTGACACTGGGGACATGCCGGACGACCCTAAACACCTGATCTCATTACCCGGGCTGTTTGCCGCCGGCGTTTGCTTTGCCTGACAGGCGTGAATACTGGTTCTGCACCTCCGCGGCTCGACTGTACGAGGAGATCCCGGCTAGACTGCAAACAAGCGCTACGCGTTTCCCCCCCGGGAGCTAGCCGCAGCGAAAGCACAATCACCATTTTCAGAGAGAAAGTCAAGTGGTGCTGATGtaatgcacacataaacaattGTGGCTatacatctctccctctctctctcacacacacacacacacacacacacacacacacgcaccgaaCGGCACATATTACTACAGTTCATCGCATTGTGAAAGTCCTCAGTACTTCTTTTCAGTCAGTTAAAAGAGGATTTTGAAATCTGTTGTAACGGCAGGCATTTCCACCTTTAATATCACACTGAATCAGACGCCTTTCTGAAACGTTTCATACGTTTCAGACTGTGGCCAACTTAAGATTTACCATACTAATGAGgtccaaatattttaaatttgcagACAGCCAAGCTATACCCAGACTGTGGTGCTGTCCCTCCCTCTTTGGTCATGTGTCTTATTCTGGGTGTTGGACACATTTACGGaatggcttgtttgtattttttatttaaccctttaaggcataagatcacaagtatgtgattagaatgttcttaaatgaacatgctaatgttgatgtaacaatcattactggtcattgctttcaattaataGTTATAGTACATTGaattaggattttttttaaagcactccAAAAAACTGGAAATGGGCAACAGTGCCAAATTGATGGACTCTTATGCTTCTGTTGGTTAGCTACAGCGCTAGCAGTCTGCCCACATCCCAAAAGCTAATGAGCGGTAGCTTAGCTCTCCATACAAGTTTTCGGTCAGACAAACTGTCAGAGCACCCTTAtttcaaccccctccccccccaaaccaatCCTCCCCTCCCATCCTCTCGTCactttctcctcttctttctttctttctcttctgacTTCAGAgctgcgtttttttcccccccatgtCAAGACTGGAAAAGGCCGCATTCAAATGATGTTAAAATGAGCATTTTCTTCCCTTAGCATTTCAGCTACCTCAGCGGCGTAATGTTTTTATATCGTACGACAAAATATTCCACCGCCTGCACTTTTCCTCTGTTCCACATGCCTCGCTTTGCATTTGGAAGAACGAAAAGATGAggtgaagagagggaaggggaaggtggggggaaggggggtggtgtTGCCGGCGAAAAACGAATTTGGAGGGAAGTAATGAAGTAGGCGGACAAACAAAGGCAGGAAAAAGAACGCATCGCCCGGGTTGGTTTCGCACGCTATTAGCCATGTAGGTTAGACTGAAAATGGCGGATCGTATCTCCGCGTTCGTCGAAGACCGGGAAAAACGCAACCAGAGTCGgctacaaacaaacacaatacaaacagaGGGAGGAGCAAGGTGAGGCCTCTCATACCCAAGGGTATGACTCAGACGAGCCGTCGCATGCAGGACCCATTTGTCTACGCAAACACGTTTGAGGTCTGTTAGCTCAATGGTTAAATCAATGGCTCTTGAGTTAAATAACACCAGAGCTATGAGGATCTCCAGCAACCCCTCTGTTATAGTGGGAGCTGTTTCACAGAGCAAGTCTGCAGTGGCCTCTCTGTTACAGTGGGAGCTGTTCcacagagcaggtctgcagTGGCCTCTCTGTTAGAGTCTGagctgtttcacagagcaggtctgcagTGGTCTCTCTGTTAGAGTCTGagctgtttcacagagcaggtctgcagTGGTCTCTCTGTTACAGTGGGAGCTGTTCcacagagcaggtctgcagTGGTCTCTCTGTTAGAGTCTGagctgtttcacagagcaggtctgcagTGGTCTCTGTTAGAGGGTGAGCTGTGtcacagagcaggtctgcagTGGTCTCTCTGTTACAGTGGGAGCTGTTCCACAGAGCAGGTCTACAGTGGTCTCTCTGTTAGAGTGTGagctgtttcacagagcaggtctACAGTGGTCTCTGTTAGAGTGTGagctgtttcacagagcaggtctgcagTGGTCTCTGTTAGAGGGTGAGCTGTTTCACAGAGAAGGTCTACAGTCGTCTCTCTGTTACAGTCTGagctgtttcacagagcaggtctgcagTGGTCTCTCTGTTACAGTCTGagctgtttcacagagcaggtctgcagTGGTCTCTCTGTTACAGTCTGagctgtttcacagagcaggtctgcagTGGTCTCTCTGTTACAGTGGGAGCTGTTCcacagagcaggtctgcagTGGTCTCTCTGTTACAGTGGGAGCTGTTCcacagagcaggtctgcagTGGTCTCTCTGTTACAGTGGGAGCTGTTCcacagagcaggtctgcagTGGTCTCTCTGTTACAGTGGGAGCTGTTCcacagagcaggtctgcagTGGTCTCTCTGTTAGAGTCTGagctgtttcacagagcaggtctgcagTGGTCTCTCTGTTAGAGTGTGAGCTGTACcacagagcaggtctgcagTGGTCTCTGTTAGAGTCTGagctgtttcacagagcaggtctgcagTGGTCTCTCTGTTACAGTCTGagctgtttcacagagcaggtctgcagTGGTCTCTCTGTTAGAGTCTGagctgtttcacagagcaggtctgcagTGGTCTCTCTGTTACAGTCTGagctgtttcacagagcaggtctgcagTGGTCTCTGTTAGAGGGTGAGCTGTTCCACAGAGCATGTCTGCAGTGGTCTCTGTTAGAGTCTGAGCGgtttcacagagcaggtctACAGTGGTCTCTCTGTTAGAGTCTGagctgtttcacagagcaggtctgcagTGGTCTCTAGTCTGTTTAAGGTCTGCATGTCTCGTGAGTGTGCTGTTCcacagagcaggtctgcagTGGTCTCTGTTAGAGTCTGagctgtttcacagagcaggtctgcagTGGTCTTTCTGTTAGAGTCTGAGCTGTTCcacagagcaggtctgcagTGGTCTCTGTTAGAGTCTGagctgtttcacagagcaggtctgcagTCGTCTCTGTTAGAGTCTGAGCTGTCtcacagagcaggtctgcagTGGTCTCTCTGTTAGAGTCTGAGCTGTTCCACAGAGCAGGTCTACAGTGGTCTCTGTTAGAGTCTGagctgtttcacagagcaggtctgcagTGGTCTCTCTGTTAGAGTCTGAGCTGTTCcacagagcaggtctgcagTGGTCTCTGTTAGAGTCTGagctgtttcacagagcaggtctgcagTGGTCTCTCTGTTAGAGTCTGagctgtttcacagagcaggtctgcagTGGTCTATCTGTTAGAGTCTGAGCTGTTCcacagagcaggtctgcagTGGTCTCTCTGTTAGAGTCTGAGCTGTTCcacagagcaggtctgcagTGGTCTCTCTGTTAGAGTCTGagctgtttcacagagcaggtctgcagTGGTCCCTGTGACAGTGTGAGCTGCATTAAAAGGCAGAGCGCCCCGAGGGTTCCTTACCGAGCACGTCTGCAGATTGAGGGTGACCAGCTCAGGACAATGCCCCCCAATGTACTTCAGAGCATCATCCTCCAACTGCAAGAAAGAGAGCGAAGGAAAGGAAAGCAATAAAGACTTGGACATTAAAGCTAATTTACgtcaatgaaaaatacaaaaaactgaaaacaaatgaaaattttatcaatgaaagaattaaaaaaattagcatAGTTTACGTGGCTGAGGTACTTCATGTGAACCGCAGTGCTGCCAGAACCCTAGTGTTACTAACTCCAGCCCCTGTGTCACTAACCCCAGTGCTGCTGAAGCCAGAGTCACAGCCCAAATCCAGCCATACCTGTGTGCAGCCCTTGAGAAACAGGCCCTTCAGACTGGGACAGCAGCGAACCAGGGCCTGGATCCCATCCTTGGTCACCTGGTCACACCAGGAGATattcagctgctccagcagggggcagccttcactgcacagagaggggcAAAGGGGCAGAGAGATGGAAATTTGTTTACTATTTGTACTATTTTTTTCTACTTCAACCGGACACAATAGCCCACAACAACTCTGCCACCTTTCTTGTGGCATGGAGATATTATGGTGTGTACGTCTAGTTTGAGCATGCTCACTgtgtactgtgtctgtgtggtctgaGCATGCCCACTATGTACTGAGTCTGTCtggtctgagcatgctcactgtgTGCCGAGTCTGTGtggtctgagcatgctcactgtgTACTGCGTCTGTCTGGTCTAAGCATGCttactgtgtactgtgtctgtgtggtctgagcatgctcactgtgtgctgtgtgtgtctggtctgagcatgctcactgtgtgctgtgtgtgtctggtctgagcatgctcactgtgtgctgtgtgtgtctggtctgagcatgctcactgtgtgctgtgtgtgtctggtctgagcatgctcactgtgtgctgtgtgtgtctggtctgagcatgctcactgtgtgctgtgtttgtctaatctgagcatgctcactgtgtgctgtgtgtgtctggtctgagcatgctcactgtgtgctgtgtttgtctaatctgagcatgctcactgtgtgctgtgtgtgtctggtctgagcatgctcactgtgtgctgtgtgtgtctggtctgagcatgctcactgtgtgctgtgtttgtctaatctgagcatgctcactgtgtgctgtgtgtgtctggtctCACCTGAGCGCTTTGAGGGACAGGTTAGTGACGGAGGTGCAGGAGGCCAAGTCCAGGTGCTTCAGTTTCGGACAGAACTTACTGAGACTGGAGCACgtgctgcagggagggagggagggaaggaaggagagagagagagagatggagggagggagagaatttAGACTTTTAGGTCTCCCTttgcacagacaaaaaaaaacactagattTTCATGTTTACACACTATGCACCATGCAACCATGCATAAGACAGCGATTGAGGGAGGAGTGGGCTGCTGGCCAGACTCCAATGTATTTTGTAACAGAGGGTTAGTCGATCCAGTGGCCCACACCctcctgtcactctctctctcacacacacacacacactcacactcacacacacaccaacaacacacacacacacacacactcactcacactcacacacactcacacacactcacacacacactcacgtgtcCGTGATCTTGGTGCAGCCGTTCAGACTGAGTAATTCAATGTTCCTGCAGTTCTGGGCGAAGGTCCTAGAATTAACCACAAAGCCATTTCAGCTGCCGTCCGCAAGCAGAGGTACAATGTTACCGCTTCCCTTCCAGGATATTACAAGTATGCCTGTTACTGTTCACTGCCCCGCTCTCCCACACTGACGTTCTGCCCATACTAACTCTCAATGAGCTGTCCCCTACACCCTCTCAATGACTAGACCCCTACACCCTCTCAATGAGCTATACCCTCTCAGTGCGCTCTCCCCTTGCCCTACCTCAGTGCACTGTCCCCTATGCCCTACCTCAGTACACTGTCCCCTAAGCTCTACCTTAGTGCACTGTCCCCTAAGCCCTACCTCAGTGTACTGTCCTCTATACCCTACTTTACTTCACCGTCCCCTAAGCCCTACCTCAGTGCACTGTCCCCTATGCCCTATTTTAGTGCACTGTCCCCTATGCCCTACCTCAGTGCACTGTCCCCTATGCCCTACCTCAGTGCACTGTCCCCTATGCCCTACCTCAGTGCACTGTCCCCTATGCCCTATTTTAGTGCACTGTCCCCTATGCCCTACTCAGTGCACGTCCCCTAAGCCCTACTCAGCACTTCCAAGCCTACAGTGCACTGTCCCCTATGCCCTACCTCAGTGCACTGTCCCCTATGCCCTATTTTAGTGCACTGTCCCCTATGCCCTACTTTAGTACACTGTCCCCTATGCCCTACCTCAGTGCACTGTCCCCTATGCCCTACATCAGCGTACTGTCCCCTATACCCTACTTTAGTACACTGTCCCCTATGCCCTACCTCAGTGCACTGTCCCCTACGCCCAGGCATCCTTACTGTACCCTCAGAAGCCTCGAGCTTTAGATGTTCCCAAAACACGTCCTCAACCACAGCACTGTCATACACACAGTAAAccctgaccacacacacacacacacacacacacaaacaccaaatcAATGCGCCCAACAGGCTGCACCACAGCACTGTCAGTACACACAGTgaacgctgacacacacacacacacacacacacacacacaaaacaccaaaaTCAATGCGCTCCCAAACACGGCCCtgcaacacacagcactgtcagtACACACAGTgaacgctgacacacacacacacacacacacacacacacacaaaacaccctcTCAATGAGCAACACAATGCGTTCCCAAAGACGGCAGTGCACAACAACCTGAAGAATGTCCCATGCCGAGGGTTGAACTTCATCACAGAGAGTAGCCTCTCCCCTTTTTAAGGTAGAGAGGAGCACACAGACAAAGCTCCGgtgggagaagaggagaggagaggagaggagaggagaagagaggagaatgACAGGAgcgggagagcggggggggtggggggtgtccgCAGGCCTCACCTCAATGTCTCTCTGGAAGTCAAACAGGTCTATCCTCTGCCAGTTGCTGCCATCCAATGCCAGGACGTTCCAGGCCTGGGGTGAGGGTGAGCAGTTACAGACGCTGTTTCTATTTACACACACCCAGCGAAGGGCACCAtttcaaacacatgcatatgGAATATGTGTTTAAATGTAGCCACGCATTTCATGTGTAATTCAAGTGGCTCACCTTTTTGTATGGTTTATACATGTGTCACCTGAAAAGCAACCTATACCTCCACAATTTGGGTTTTTGGCTTGTAGATACATTTTCAGAAGGTGTTTTGCAACACAGTTTAGTGTGTCTTTGTTCATTCCTGCACATGGTGctcacacaaccaaacacacacacacacacacacacacagctccttcCAACGCACAAACTGACTCACCCGTGAGACCTGGGCACAGCGGCACAGAGTCACCACATCCAAGAAGGAGAAGATCCTAAaagcagaggaggggagagggagaggaggacatGGAGCAGGGACGGGCAGGACACATCTCATCCGTCAGCACACTGACACGTCAACGctccgcagagagagagagagagagagagagagcaccggGCTCGCGGACCGGCCGGCCAAGAACGCCATCCCCGGCAGGCTTGAGCAAACAGCCACAGCGGCGACAGGTGTGGCCGAACGCACACAGAGCGTGCGGAGGGCTaagcacacagactgcacataCCGCGCAAGGCGAGCCATCAACACCACCTCGGAAGAGCAGGCCAGgcctgcactcacacagcatCGCAGAGCAAAAGGTCCTAATCCAGGAACAGGTCCCCTCGTCCATACAGAACCTCTGGTTTATGAGGTGGGACGTTCCATAGTTTGGGAACCAGCGTTCCCCTTTGCCCGGCGCTGGACGTaaggcagccattttagagATTTCACATCATCCAGCCTTTGGCAACTATATGTTAATTCTGCTTGATCAAAAAGACCCTGATCGGCACGGAAGCCTGACCTGACCCAGATCACCTGACtctggtgacatcatcacaatgTGTCCTGCCTTTAAGAGGATTATTTAGGCCCCCAGTCCAGCTGGTAGCGTCAGCACAGTCATCGCTGCGTTTTGAAGGAAACCGGGCGCCACCAACCGTAGCAGCAGCTCCTTCGGCAACTTCCTGTTGATGACAGCTTCGTCGCTGTTTGAGAACATCTggatttgcaacaaaaaaaaaaacaaaaacaaaataaacactcaTTAGTCCAAAATGTCTGACACATACTTTAGCAGAACAGAAGGTAATTAAACCATAGAGGTATGTTATAATATAGATTGACTGCAACACTTCTACATTTGGGATAACCTTTGGAAGGTCCACATTCAGGGAGTTATCCTGCCACTGCATTAACCTGCAGCCATTTCCAGACTGACAAGTATGGCCTTGGGCAAACATGCAGCATTGTCCCTTAATTGCTTAGAACAAGCAGGGTTGGTTTTCCTCGCTTATGCAGATGGAACATACTGAAACAAATGCTGAAGttctgcatattttatttgaatacattCTCAGTATCTTGATTGTCTAATAAAGCTGGTTAAGGCCAAATGACTGCAGTGCATTGCCAATTGATGATTCTACACCAAACTGCAAACTGAACTAAAATATATAACACGGAACAACCTTGTACAGTAGGCTATAAAATTTTCATACGACCAGATCAAGGTTTCTCATTGTTTCATGGGCTCTAGATTATAATGGAATGTAAAGGAGACTTAACACAAGTAATAAGTCTACTTCAGGCATGCATTGGAAACATTCCAATTTTATCTTTGTACATATCATTAGTAGGCTAAACAGTAAAACGtttggtgttaaatcaactctgagtTTGTACTGTCTCACATAACCTGTTAGAGCTTAATTAaaactgggcattttactgtgtactggcCATGTGAGGTACTGATTCAGGACAAGTACTCATTATCATTAACATGACATTGTTCTGGACGAGAAGGACCATTTACACAAAGCGTATAGGGTCAATTGCAGCGTGCTTATCTGAAGTTAAACACCTGAACCACAGGACTGCATTACATCTGGAACAACTATTCACATCTGCGAAATAGAGATTAGCCGCTCCAGTTCTATCGCAGTTTTGTGGTCTAAGGTTTTAATCTCCAGATAAACATGCTGCAATTGACACATGAACCCAGTTCGCTGACCAACCCAAACGACCCCCCTTAAGAACTATACGGAATGCCACTATCTGGAAATCTATTTAATAGTTACTAGCTTACCAATAAACTACTGATCACGTATCTGCTGCAGCCGTCGGAGCTGAATATACGATTTGGAAAGCAGTACGACCTGAATGTTTCCAGTCGTCAGCTGTTAACCCTTAAAGAATAAAACGATAGAAGTCCCATTGCCAGGCTACGGATTAAAAACTCTGGGAAATTATGGATGGAGGCGCTCTGAAACCaagagaacacagagacacattaTTTATGGATGCAATGAGGGTATATATTGccctatattttatttttgtagtagCTGCTAACGGATAGggtacaaaacaaattaaaataatgagattttaaaaaagcctgTACTTTGCTTAATATGCTATATAAAAGTAACGGACTGGGTAGGTTATATGTAAGATACCAGCATGCACTGATTACAAAAATAATCTTCGTAATAAATCCACACAGGTTATATTCCCAATTGGAAATCGGGCTGAGTTTGATGATTAACAATCTGCCACGGGATTTATAGCAGTAGCCCATCACTGTCCGGGCCCCAGCACCCGCACTGGAGCACGCAACGAGCCCGTGGCGAAAAACAACAACCCACTAACCCTGGACCAAGTGGAACATGACAAGAACCACAAAGGGGAGACTGATGTGGCATTGCATCTTATTGTATTCTACGACAGGCCTAATATGCATTTTAGATTTACTTGAGGAAGAACGTTAACGTTAACATTGTATCGCGTGTAGCCTCTGTGTTGACATCAGGGATTAATGCCAAAGCTTTATTATGGGTGGTAGCCTGCATGtcacgaataataataataggctatCTCTTGCCACAACacacatgaataaaaaacattctacAAAAACCAACAGTGAGTAGGCTACGGGCGAGTAGCGTACGTTACACTGAGCGCAGAAGCAAGCAGAAACGTGGGAAAACAACGATgaatacaatgaaaaacaaaaggtcAGCTGTGTGCTATACGGCAACCCGGGTCTCCCATTACACGCCAATCTTTATTTACGTCCATAGTCCCATCAATATGTCAATTGGCAGTAATTTTAATTATCAGAGAAACTCACCTCAAACCGGCTCCGAGACACACCGTTGATCTCCTTCCCCATTTCGGACAGTGAATTACCCGACTGGTCCCGAGGAAAACAAATTCTAGCCTAcattaaaaaacactgcagtgcaCAAATCCTACTGGTGATCGTTCCGTGGATCCTCTCAAAGCTCATCATACTATCCACTGATGTCTGTGCAACCGCTGCGGCGGACCTGCttatatctagctagctagatagcgaAACAGGGCAGTATTTCCTATAGCTACCCTGCCAACAGCAAAAAACGACCTCGTATATCATGTGCTCCCTTATTTTCACGCCACCCTCCACTACTGTCTCATCCAAGAATGGTGTTGGACTTTAATCTTCAGTTGTCGTAGTGCATCTTTATTTATACGTAGCTCTAATTTTTGTAAGGTACGGGGCTCGAGACGGCTTTATTGTCGCGGTGAACTAACTAGCAACTATTCGTGTGCTTTACGTCACGTAAAACCGATGTTTTTGTCCTTGTTCCCTCCCATCTCTTCAGTCATTTGTGCCAATCTAACATAATTTCACATCAAAACTCTGTGTGTAATACAAGAAATGCTTAACATGTtcgattgtttttttctgttttgtgacaTTCATATGATACAAATTGTTCACTGCATAAAGCCTAATGATATTGGATTGAAACTGGGGTTAAACATAATGTGATTTGTGGTATACGTCACTGCCATCATTTACCCTATTCGAttcttcaaaatatttcaatcaTTCTTATTACCTACAGCTCACAATAAATCCATGTAGGTAATTAAGTTACTCCGTCATTCGAAGAAGGAGTTCGTGTTTGGAATACAACCTAGAAGTATTGGCTAGAAGACTGATCAATAACTAACCAACCTTGGGATGCAGTTATTACTGTAAATACCAATGTGTGAGGCAACTCGATAAACTGTTGGACTCAAGAACTCATACAAACTATCAACTTTTTATGCTCTCACAAAACAACAGAACTTCCGCCTTAGGTGAACACCACCCCCAGAGCATCTgaaaccaataaaaatacagtccatttataatTTAGTGACGTCATTGCAATGGGTAAAACAAGCGTGAGATTGTTACAGCCTTCGGAACTGCAGTGAAATACCTGCGTATATATTTTCACTTTATTAACAGAATTAAACATAGAAATGTAGTCATCTAATACTACAACCCAACGTTCCCTTATTGATAGATCAAATTTCTttattcattgcatttttatcATACAGCCCAAGGTTTCTCGGAGCCGTGCAAGTGTGTTAGTGTTTGCTTGACCTCATGCAATTATATAAACACgttcaaaaatat
This genomic window from Anguilla rostrata isolate EN2019 chromosome 17, ASM1855537v3, whole genome shotgun sequence contains:
- the LOC135244052 gene encoding F-box/LRR-repeat protein 20-like, translated to MGKEINGVSRSRFEMFSNSDEAVINRKLPKELLLRIFSFLDVVTLCRCAQVSRAWNVLALDGSNWQRIDLFDFQRDIEGRCLGVGDSALRTFAQNCRNIELLSLNGCTKITDTTCSSLSKFCPKLKHLDLASCTSVTNLSLKALSEGCPLLEQLNISWCDQVTKDGIQALVRCCPSLKGLFLKGCTQLEDDALKYIGGHCPELVTLNLQTCSQITDEGLICICRGCHQLQSLCVSGCANATDATLNALGQNCPRLRILEVARCSQLTDVGFTTLARNCHELEKMDLEECVQITDGTLIQLSVHCPRLQVLSLSHCELITDDGIRHVGGGPCAHDRLEVIELDNCPLITDASLEHLKNCHSLDRIELYDCQQITRAGIKRLRTHLPNIKVHAYFAPVTPPPSVGGSRQRFCRCCVLL